A window of the Gemmatimonadota bacterium genome harbors these coding sequences:
- a CDS encoding M20/M25/M40 family metallo-hydrolase, whose product MTVRCLRGFAALLCGGLHFPRLAGRSALAAALVMVATSPLPAQERHPTLFAPALARRPAVRDALAWLDSQFPRQVEEWIRITQIPAKSGHEAERAAYLRAELEKEGLEVRTDSMGNVIARRRGTGGGASVVFAAHMDTVHPLDTDVTVRPDVHQESAIVTADAPPPPPTRPRPIRPGDRLLRAPGVFDNSASLANMLAVVRALKRSRIQTRGDLIFVGTVQEELGLRGMDYFLERNPRIADMVVALDGGLPNVNYGALGIYWTRYYFRGTGSHTNTSAGKPHPARALAEAIRSIYQIHIPEGRGGAVYNVGVLSGGKIFNAIPEEVSFTMDLRSVNPVLLDSLDAEIEARVAAAAQAEKVSWAKEVVQRNRAAGTEEALRDRRAHPLVQTALDVHGYFGLETQAIASGSTDANAAVVRGIPAISVGRAFGGDQHTLSEWAHVDSALTATKIALLLAVSLVDTR is encoded by the coding sequence ATGACGGTCAGATGCTTGCGTGGTTTTGCAGCCCTGCTGTGCGGAGGCCTGCATTTCCCCCGGCTCGCCGGCCGGAGCGCCCTGGCCGCGGCGCTGGTGATGGTGGCAACATCGCCGCTGCCGGCCCAGGAGCGCCACCCGACGCTTTTTGCCCCCGCCCTGGCGCGGCGCCCCGCGGTGCGGGACGCTCTGGCCTGGCTCGACTCCCAGTTTCCTCGCCAGGTGGAGGAATGGATCCGTATCACCCAGATCCCCGCCAAGTCCGGCCACGAGGCGGAGCGGGCGGCGTACCTGCGTGCGGAGCTGGAGAAGGAGGGACTGGAAGTCAGGACGGATTCCATGGGCAACGTGATCGCGCGGCGGCGCGGCACGGGTGGAGGCGCGAGTGTCGTCTTCGCGGCGCACATGGACACGGTGCACCCGCTGGACACGGACGTTACGGTACGTCCCGACGTGCACCAGGAAAGCGCGATTGTTACGGCGGACGCGCCGCCGCCGCCGCCCACGCGGCCGCGCCCGATCCGACCGGGCGACCGCCTGCTGCGCGCGCCCGGCGTCTTCGACAACAGCGCGTCGCTGGCCAATATGCTGGCGGTGGTGCGAGCGCTCAAGCGCTCCCGGATCCAGACGCGCGGCGATCTCATCTTCGTGGGCACGGTGCAGGAGGAGCTGGGGCTCCGGGGTATGGACTACTTCCTGGAGCGCAACCCCCGGATTGCGGACATGGTGGTGGCGCTGGATGGCGGGCTGCCCAATGTGAACTACGGCGCGCTGGGCATCTACTGGACGCGCTACTATTTCCGCGGCACCGGCTCTCACACCAACACCTCCGCGGGCAAGCCGCACCCGGCCCGCGCACTGGCCGAGGCGATCCGCTCCATCTACCAGATCCACATCCCGGAGGGGCGGGGCGGCGCCGTCTACAACGTGGGGGTGCTGAGCGGCGGGAAGATCTTCAACGCCATCCCGGAAGAGGTATCGTTCACCATGGACCTGCGCTCGGTGAACCCGGTGCTGCTCGATTCGCTGGACGCGGAAATCGAGGCGCGGGTGGCGGCGGCCGCCCAGGCCGAGAAAGTGAGCTGGGCCAAGGAAGTGGTGCAGCGAAACCGGGCCGCGGGCACGGAGGAGGCGCTGCGGGACCGGCGCGCTCACCCGCTGGTGCAGACGGCGCTGGATGTCCACGGCTACTTCGGGCTGGAGACCCAGGCCATCGCCTCGGGCTCAACCGACGCCAACGCCGCGGTCGTGCGCGGCATCCCGGCGATCTCGGTGGGCCGCGCCTTCGGCGGCGACCAGCACACGCTCTCCGAGTGGGCGCACGTGGACAGTGCGCTCACGGCCACCAAGATCGCGTTGCTGCTGGCGGTGAGCCTGGTGGATACGCGATGA
- a CDS encoding PIN domain-containing protein produces MADPVDTNVIIRFLVEDPETVHPAFRGVFSFFEKLERGERSALLTPIVLFQSYFVLTSYYRVPRAEAAAKLGELLSFRGLTVPEKAILRMCLDTLAERSVDLVDAYLAALCARRQLKGVYSFDDGLAKLGVELLPVD; encoded by the coding sequence GTGGCTGATCCTGTCGACACCAACGTCATCATCCGGTTTCTGGTCGAGGATCCAGAGACGGTTCATCCGGCGTTTCGAGGTGTTTTCTCCTTCTTCGAGAAGCTCGAACGGGGCGAGCGCAGCGCACTTCTGACGCCTATCGTGTTGTTCCAGTCCTACTTCGTGCTCACCAGCTATTACCGAGTCCCGAGGGCCGAGGCCGCGGCAAAGCTAGGGGAGCTGCTCTCCTTCCGGGGGCTGACTGTGCCCGAGAAGGCAATCCTCCGTATGTGCCTGGATACCCTGGCGGAGCGGTCCGTCGATCTGGTGGATGCATATCTCGCGGCGCTGTGCGCCAGACGTCAGCTCAAAGGCGTGTACTCGTTCGACGACGGCCTGGCCAAACTGGGCGTCGAGCTGCTGCCGGTGGATTGA
- a CDS encoding AbrB/MazE/SpoVT family DNA-binding domain-containing protein, which produces MLMKVHPKGQVVIPAEIRRRLGIDVGDVLEVNVIPEDGKIELRRPRQAKARWMAGSLKQYARGKKFPSERRIAEALGSGLAGGG; this is translated from the coding sequence ATGCTGATGAAGGTACACCCCAAAGGGCAGGTGGTCATTCCGGCTGAGATCCGCAGACGCCTGGGGATCGATGTGGGCGATGTCCTGGAAGTGAACGTCATCCCGGAGGACGGGAAGATCGAGCTCCGGCGACCCAGGCAAGCCAAGGCCCGATGGATGGCCGGCTCCCTGAAGCAGTATGCCCGGGGCAAGAAGTTCCCCTCCGAGCGCCGAATCGCGGAAGCCCTGGGCAGCGGCCTGGCCGGGGGTGGCTGA
- a CDS encoding M20/M25/M40 family metallo-hydrolase, which yields MSTRLPFSLQAAARGLAMAIALLVAPPGARAQLAPEAARLWVERHGMEAVRQLGELAAIPSVASNPAGLTEARRWLAARLERYGFRTRELDGGHVPALYAERTVDPRARTLLLYFHYDGQEADPSQWRTDPFLPTLFDATGREIGPVVALPAGQRLDPDMRVYARAVADDKAPIAAFLAALALLEERRIRPAANLKLFLEGDEESSSPGMRRMLENPEYARLLEPAEAVIILDAPRFPTNPPTLYLGTRGIVTADLTVYGANRPLHSGHYGNWAVNPALELSRLLASMVDDDGRVLVEGYYNGRTPLTPLEEAALARLPQVDEEVRREFGIPRAYGGGRRLHELITYPSLNVRGLGAGYIGAQATTSIPDRATAALDLRLVPGQTDQAVLASLRAHLERLGYHLLDREPTPEERLAHPRLAQFRRRPGGYASFRTPMDHRAVQQAVRIVEQATGTTPVVLPTIGGSGPLVLFRDVLGLAPFGIAIYNYDCNQHAANENVRVREFLEGIRIIAALIANYGR from the coding sequence ATGTCCACACGTCTCCCGTTTTCACTACAGGCAGCGGCCCGCGGGCTGGCCATGGCGATCGCTCTGCTGGTCGCGCCACCTGGCGCACGCGCCCAGCTCGCGCCGGAGGCGGCCCGGCTGTGGGTGGAACGACACGGGATGGAGGCGGTGCGGCAACTCGGCGAGCTGGCGGCCATTCCGTCGGTCGCCAGCAACCCGGCGGGGCTCACGGAGGCGCGGCGCTGGCTGGCGGCCCGCCTCGAGCGCTACGGCTTCCGCACCCGCGAGCTGGACGGCGGCCACGTTCCCGCACTCTACGCCGAAAGGACAGTCGATCCCCGCGCCCGCACGCTGCTGCTCTACTTCCATTACGACGGCCAGGAGGCGGACCCGTCGCAGTGGCGCACGGACCCATTCCTGCCCACGCTCTTCGACGCGACCGGCCGGGAGATCGGGCCAGTGGTCGCGCTTCCCGCCGGGCAGCGGCTCGATCCGGACATGCGCGTCTACGCCCGGGCGGTGGCCGATGACAAGGCCCCGATTGCCGCGTTCCTGGCTGCGCTCGCGCTGCTCGAGGAGCGGCGCATCCGGCCGGCGGCCAACCTCAAGCTGTTCCTCGAGGGCGACGAGGAGTCGAGCTCCCCCGGGATGCGCCGCATGCTCGAGAACCCCGAGTACGCGCGGCTGCTCGAGCCGGCCGAGGCGGTCATCATCCTGGACGCGCCGCGATTCCCGACCAATCCGCCCACCCTCTACCTGGGCACGCGCGGCATTGTCACCGCCGACCTCACCGTCTACGGCGCCAACCGGCCGCTGCACAGCGGGCACTATGGCAACTGGGCCGTGAACCCGGCACTCGAGCTGAGCCGCCTGCTGGCATCCATGGTAGACGACGACGGGCGCGTGCTGGTCGAGGGGTACTACAACGGCCGCACGCCGCTCACGCCGCTCGAGGAAGCAGCGCTGGCGCGGCTGCCGCAGGTGGACGAGGAGGTGCGCCGCGAGTTCGGGATCCCGCGCGCCTACGGCGGCGGGCGACGGCTCCACGAGCTGATCACCTATCCCTCGCTCAACGTACGGGGGCTTGGCGCGGGCTACATCGGCGCGCAGGCGACGACGTCGATTCCCGACCGCGCCACGGCCGCGCTCGACCTGCGCCTCGTGCCGGGGCAGACCGACCAAGCGGTGCTGGCCAGCCTACGCGCCCACCTCGAGAGGCTCGGCTACCACCTGCTGGACCGCGAGCCCACGCCCGAGGAGCGGCTGGCGCACCCGCGCCTCGCGCAGTTCCGCCGCCGGCCCGGCGGCTACGCCAGCTTCCGCACCCCCATGGACCACCGGGCGGTGCAGCAGGCCGTACGCATCGTCGAGCAAGCCACCGGCACCACACCCGTCGTCCTCCCCACCATCGGCGGGAGCGGGCCGCTCGTGCTGTTCCGCGATGTGTTGGGGCTCGCCCCCTTCGGCATCGCCATCTACAACTACGACTGCAACCAGCACGCGGCCAACGAGAACGTGCGGGTGCGCGAATTCCTGGAGGGGATCCGGATCATCGCCGCGCTGATCGCGAACTATGGACGCTAG